Genomic segment of Pararhodobacter zhoushanensis:
GTAAACCCTTGATTTGGCCCGATTGGCAGCGCGCGCTTGAAAAAGGCATACAGCCCCCAACTGCCGGTCAACGCCAGGGAAATCAGCGGCAGACGCCCCGCCTCGACGGTCAGGACAACCACCGCCGCGACGGCAAGCGCCACGGCCAGCCCTTGCCACAGGCTCAGCCGTTCGCGCAGGAAAACGGCGGCCAGAAAGACCGAGAACAGCGGGTTGATGTAATAGCCCAGCGCCGCGTCCAGCACCTGATCGGTCTGGATCGCGTAGAGGTAAACGCCCCAGTTCACCGTGACCAGCAGCGCGGTCAGCCCGGCCATGGCCAGCAGCCGCGGCGACACCAGCGCGCGCCGCAGATCGCCGGTCCGGCCCAGCACCAGCAGGATCACCAGTGCCACCGGCACCGACCAGATCACCCGGTGCGCCAGCACCTCGACCAGCCCGACGCTGTCGAACAACGACAGATACAGCGGCAGGATGCCCCACAGCAGATAGGCCGACAGCGCCAGAAGAAACCCTTTGAGGCTGTCGCCCTCTTCGGCCAGACCCGTTTCCGCCTCAACCGCCATGCGCCCGCCCCTGATTGCCGGAAAATCCGCAGGCTTCACGCCCCGTCGCCGCCTTAGCGCCCCAGCAAGTCCTGCACAAGCGCCGCAAAAGCCTCGCCGCGTTTCTCGAAATTCGGGTATTGATCAAAGCTTGCCGCTGCCGGGGCCAGCAACACAACATCCCCCGGCTCGGCCTCTTCGGCGGCGCGCGCAACAGCCCGCTCCATCGTTTCGCAGATCTCGTGCGGCGTGTCGCCCAGCTGAAGCGCAAAGTCGCGCGCCGAGTGGCCGATCATATAGGCCTTGCGCACGGCCCCCAGATGCGGGGTCAGGGCGGCAATGCCGCCCTCTTTGCCCAGACCGCCGGCAATCCAGCGGATCTTGGGAAAGGCTTGCAGCGCCTTGGCCGCAGAATCCACATTCGTCGCCTTTGAATCGTTGACGAAAGTCACGCCATCCTTTTCGCCGATCAGCTGGCTACGGTGCGGCAGGCCTTGGAAGCTCGCCAGCCCCGCCTCGATCTGGCGCGGTGCCAACCCCAGTGCGCGCACCGCCGCATAGGCGGCGCAGGCGTTCTGGTGGTTATGAGCACCCGGTAGACCCGCCATTGGCCGCAGGTCGATCGAATGCGCCTGTTTGCCGCCGCGCCATTCCGACAAGAACCCCTTGCGCGCCGAGACTGACCAGCCCGGCCCGTTCAGCTTTTGCCCTGACGACACCCGGATCACCCGCGTATCATCGACGCTCTGCGCCAATTGGGTGGCCAGATACTGCCCTTCCCCCTCATCAACGCCAATCACCGCCCGTGCGGGCGCGCCTTCGGTGAACAGCCGCTTCTTGGCAGCGAAATAGCCACCCATGCCGCCGTGGCGGTCCAGATGATCGGGGCTCAGATTGGTGAACACCGCCACATCCGGGGCCAAGCGACGCGCAAGATCGGTCTGGTAGCTGCTGAGCTCCAGCACCACCACGCCCCCCTCGCCCGGCAACTCGATCGACAGCACGCCTGTGCCGATGTTACCCGCCATCCGCACATCGCGCCCCGCCACCGTCAGCAGATGCGCAATCAGCGCGGTGGTGGTCGATTTGCCGTTCGAGCCGGTGACGCAGATCACCTTGGGCGGCTCATCGCGATTCTCAAGCGCCTGAAAGAACAACGATATATCATTGTCCACCGGCACACCGGCCGCCAGTGCCGCTGCGATCACCGGATGCGGCGCGGGATACAGATGCGGGATCCCCGGCGAGGTGATCAGCACATCCAGCCCCTCAACCGTGCCCTGCTTGGTCAGATCAACCGTGCCGAAGCCCTCGGCATTCGCCTTTTCGCGCGCCTCGGGGCTGTCATCCCACGCGCAGACCTCAGCCCCGCCCTCCATGAGCGCCGCGCAGGTCGCCAAACCCGACCGTCCCAGCCCCAGCACGCCCACGCGCAGCCCCTGGTATCCCTCGACAGCGATCATGTTCGTCCCCGACTAGCCGTTTCGCCCGCACGCTATCCCAGCGCCGGATCAAGCGAAAGGTCTGCCCTGCGGGGCTGCGGCTGCCAGATGTTTGAGAACGCCCTCCTTCCCATGCGCAATCGTCACCCGAACCTAAGGCCCGAGGGTTAAGAATGCGTATAAGGAAGAAGGATCCCAGAACGAAAAAATCCCCCCAGAGGGGAGACTTATCATTCCAATCAAAGGAAAGTGGCGCGGTTGACGGGGCTCGAACCCGCGACCCCCGGCGTGACAGGCCGGTACTCTAACCAACTGAGCTACAACCGCGCGATGAGGGTGATCTATGGGGTCCGGCGCAGGGCGTCAAGCGTGAAAACGGCAAAACTTGCGCAAAGTTTTCCGCCCCCCGGTTCCACAAGCCCGATCGCCCTGGCGCGTGCCAAACCCCGGCCCTGACTGAATAATTCCTGCGTCGCGGCGACAACTTGCCGCCCTTGGCCTTGCCCTGTCGGCCTGCAATCATGGCTGGGGGCTTGGCGGCGCGACCGTATCGGCTCCGCAGTCGCGCGACAGCCCTATGCGGCACGTGCAACGGGATCAGGGGGCAATCGACACGGTCGCGCGCTGTGCGCCATACCGTTGATTTCACGCACCCCGGCGGGAAACAGCGCAAAAAGAAAGGCCCCATAAGGGGCCCTGAGGAAGAAAGTGGCGCGGTTGACGGGGCTCGAACCCGCGACCCCCGGCGTGACAGGCCGGTACTCTAACCAACTGAGCTACAACCGCGCATGAGGGGTGCAATACCGACACCCATCGGTGAGGTCAAGCGCCTATGTGACGGTTTTTACGCCAGCGCCCGACGGTCGCGCCAACTGCCCCAGGCCAGCACCACCAGATACGCCAGATCGGTCAGCACCAGCACTGTCCAGGGCTTGGTCGCCAAAGCGCCGGCAAAAACCGCGACCCCTACCAGCACCAGCACCGCGCGCTTGCGCGGCACGCGCCAGGCCTTGGGCGACGGGGTCGGCAGGCGCGAGATCATCAACAAACCGATTGCCGCCATATACAGCGACGACAGCACCGGCCAATGCTCGGTCTGAACCCAGCCCGAGAGCGACAGATAGACCGGCAACAGCCCCAACAGTGCCCCGGCAGGTGCCGGAACCCCGATGAAATGCGCCCGGCCCGGCGGTGGCGGCGCGTTGCGGTTCACGTTGAAACGGGCCAAGCGCAGGCAGGCGCACAGCACATAGACCAGCACCAGAAGCCAGCCGGTGCCCGGCCAGTCCTGCGCGACGAAGTGAAAGACAAAGATCCCCGGCGCGACCCCGAAGCAGACAAAATCGCTGAGCGAGATCAAGCTCGGCCCCGAAATGGCTGGACGCATTCAGCTTGCGCGCCAACAGCCCATCCATCCCGTCCATCAGGGCCGCGAGGACGATCAGCGCGGCGGCGGTCTGATACCAACCATCCAGCGCGTAGCGAATCGAGGTCAGACCGGCGCACAGCCCCAGCAACGTCACCAGATTGGGGATCAGTTGCACCAGCGGCAGCGAACGGCGGTCCGCCACCTCGCCGTCGTCGTCAGGGCGGGGCTCATCCATCATCGCTCAACGCACCTCGGCCAGACGGGCAGGCTCGCCCAGCATCAGGTCCGCCAAGACCGTTTCGCCCGCGACCATGGTCTGGCCAAGCGAGACCATCGGCTGCACGCCGTCGGGCAGGTAGACATCCAGACGGCTGCCGAATCGGATCATGCCGAACCGTTCGCCGGTCTCCAGCACCGCGCCCGGCTTGACGTCACACACGATGCGCCGCGCCACCAGACCGGCGATCTGTACCACGGCGATCTGCCGCCCGTCGGCCATCCGCACCGCAACCGAGTTGCGCTCGTTGTCCGCGCTCGCCTTGTCCAGCGAGGCATTGAAGAACTTGCCGGGACGGTAGCTGACCGCCGTGATCTCCCCAGCGATCGGCAGGCGATTCACGTGGCAATTGAACACGTTCATGAAGACACTGACCCGGGTCATCGGCGTTTCGCCCATCCCCAGTTCGACCGGCGGCACCGCCGGTTCGATCAGCGAAATAACCCCGTCGGCCGGGCTGATGATCAGCCCGTTGCGTTGCGGGGTATAGCGGTCGGGATCCCGGAAGAAATAGTAACACCAGACGGTAAGCACCACGCCGACCCAACCCAGCGGCTGCCAGATCAGGAACAACACCAACGTCACGGCGGCGAACAGCCCGATAAACGGATAGCCTTCGCGGTGAACCGGCTTGATCACCGTGGAAAGCATTGAATCGTGCGAGAGGTCGGGCATCGGGTCTCCTGTGGGCTGGCGCTTGCACCGCTATAGCCTGCAATGGGGGGCAAGGGAAAGCTCGGCGACGGCAGGGTGTTACCTCAGGAAACGTGTCAGGGACCGATCGAGTTCCCCGCTGTCGTGTCCCGTCGTTTTGCCGGTGAACGCCGGGGGGAACGCTATTGTCGCGCGCCCCGCAGCGGGTCACGCAACAGGATGCGGACCGGATCGCCGTGCAGGGCACCCCTGACCTTGCCGGCAACCGTCCCGCCGTTCGCTACCCGCCGAGGCACCCGTGCCCTGATACCCCGCTTAATGATCAGCCGCTTAAACCGTGTCTACCCAAACCACGCTCGGCTTCGCCCCTTGGCTAACCCTCAGCGCCATCAGGGCTTTCCCGGTTCCGTGGCATCTGCACCATACCGGGGAATTCCGGCAACCAGGGGATACGGCGCACGGTCCAAAGCTCATACTGCGGCACCAAAAGCTCAGCCCCCTCCATCGCGCCCAGATGAAGGTCGATCTCATCGCCGCTTTGCGCAAACACCGACGAACCGCAGCGCGGACAGAAATGCCGTCCCTCATACGATTTGGTCATTCCGGCGACCGTCACCGCCGCCTGCGCAAAAATCGCCGCCGCGAAAAACAGCGCCCCGTGATGCCGGCGGCAATCGAGGCAATGACAGATCCCCACGCGCACAGGTTCGCCCAGCGCCGTCACGCGCACATCCCCGCACTGGCAGCGTGCTGTCCAGCCGCCCATCAACCCAGCCGCGCCGCCACCAAAGCCGCTGCCTGTGCGACGGCTTCGTCGATACTCAGTTCCGAAGTATCGACCATCACCGCATCCGCTGCCGGCTTCAGCGGTGCGTCGGCCCGGCCCATATCCCTCTCATCACGCGCCACCACCTCGGCCAGCACCTGCGCCGCATCGCCGCCCACCTCCAGCCAGCGCCGATGCGCCCGCACCTCGGCACTGGCGGTGACGAACAGCTTCACCGCCGCCTCGGGGCAGATCACCGTCCCGATATCGCGCCCGTCCAGCACCGCGCCGCCCTCTCGCCGGGCGAAGTCGCGCTGAAACTGCGTCAGCGCTGCGCGCACGGCGGGAATTGCCGCGACCTTGCTTGCCGCCTCACCCGCCGCGAGGCTGCGCAGATCGTCCCGCGCCAGATCCGCCGGCGTCAGGCCCTGCGCCGCCGCCACCGGATCGCCGCCTTTCGCCCCGACCGCCCGGTACAACAACCCCGTATCCAGATGCGCCAACCCGAAGCGGTCGGCCAAAGCCTTGCTGATCGTTCCCTTGCCCGCCGCCGCCGGGCCATCCACTGCGACTGTGAAGATCATCATCACCCTCATTCGTTTCGATTTGCCTAACGCAGCCCCTGCGCGGTTGAAACCCCCGGTGCCAGCCCAATATAGCACCAACAGGAGGGACCCCATGCCCCGCAACCCCTATTACGCTGGCCCGATCACCGACCATTTCGACGGCACGCGGTTTTTCAACCCGCAGGGTCAAGGCCCGACCGGCCTTCGCGACGCGCTGCGCTGGCAGTTCGGCGGCACCCGCCAGAAATGGCCCAAACGCCTCCCCACCCCCGCCACCGTCCGTCCCGAGCCCGCCGTTGACGATCTGACCATCACCATGGTCGGCCACGCCACCCTGCTCATCCAGACCGCCGGGCTCAACCTGCTGACCGATCCAGTCTGGTCACCGCGCGCCTCACCGACCCAACTGGCCGGTCCGCGCCGGGTCATCGACCCCGGAATCGGCTTTGACGATCTGCCGCGCATCGATGCGGTGCTGCTCAGCCACAACCACTACGACCACCTCGACCTCGCCACCCTCAAACGCCTCAAGGCCGCGCATGACCCGGTGGTCATCACGCCTCTTGGCAACGACACCATCCTGCGCCCCACCGGCCTGCGTTGCCTGACCGGCGACTGGGGCGACGCCGTCGCCTTCGGCCCGCTGACGGTCCATCTCGAACCCTGCCACCACTGGTCCGCCCGCGGCACCCGCGACCGCTCCATGGCACTCTGGGCCAGCTTTGTGATCACAGGGCCACAGGGCACGATCCTGCATATCGGCGACACCGGCTTCGACGGTGGCAAACCCTACCACGGCCTCGCCGCGCGCCACGGCAAGCTGCGCGCCGCCATCCTGCCCATCGGCGCGTATGAACCCCGCTGGTTCATGCGCGCCCAGCACCAGAACCCGGCCGAAGCCCTGCACGGCTTCCAGCTCTCGGGGGCCACCTGGGGCATCGGCCACCACTGGGGCACCTTCCAGCTCACCGATGAAGCCCGCGATGCCCCCCTCGCCGCCCTCGACGAAGCCCTTGCCGAGCAGAACATCCCTGCCGACCGGTTCCGCGCCCTCGCCCCCGGCGAAGCCTGGGCCATCCCGCCTGCCTGACCCGCTCTTTGCTCGCTAAATATCCCACAGGGGGTGAGGCCGTAAGGCCGAGGGGGGCGTGAAGCCCCCCTGTGCGCGCCCGGCGCGCACCGGCGCGAGGGGGCTCGATGCCCCCGAGCGCCGGCCCTACCCGCGCCGCCGCGCCAAACTCTGCCGCGCGGCCAGCACTGCCGCCAAGGCAAACACCGCAAATTTGGCCGAGGTAAACGCGCTCGCCCCCGCCACATCGCGCAGGGCCAGCCAGTCGGGCCCACTGCCCAGCAGGCGCAGCACCCACATGTTCTCACCCCAGTCGAACGCGACATAGCTCATCGCCACCAGCACGCAAACCATGCCGAACGCCCCGCGCAGCGGCCGCATCCACCACACAAGACACAGGCCCATCAGCGGCGCAAACACCGTGTCCGTCCAGAAAATCGGCCCCTGATACAGCACATATCCGTCGGGATGCAGCGCTCGCAGATAGGCGCGCGTCTCGTGCAGATCATAGCCAAAGACGCGCAGATCAAAGGGTGGCAACCCGTCGGCGAGGGCGCTCAACTGGCGCCCCAGAACCACCGCCAGATACAGATAAACCGCCAGCATCAGCAGCGGCAGACCCCAGCTGATCGCGCGGTTCATGGGCTTAGCCGTTCGCGCGACTGATCGCGGCGCCAAGCCCCGCCATCAGCGGCTCGAACAGCGGGAACGAGGTCGCGATCGGCCCGCCATCATCCACCGTCACCGGGCGCTCCGACACCAGCCCCAGCACCAGAAACGCCATCGCAATGCGGTGGTCCAGACGGCTCTCCACCGTCGCCCCGCCCGGCACCGACGCCATTCCGTGCACGATCAGCGTGTCCGCGTCTTCCTCGATGCGCACGCCGCAGGCCTCAAGCCCGCGCGCCATGGCGTCGATGCGGTCGCTCTCCTTGACGCGCAGCTCTTTCACGCCGCGCATCACCGTCGTGCCGCCCGCCAGCGCGGCCACCACCGACAGCACCGGGAATTCGTCGATCATCGAGGCCGCGCGCTCGGGCGGGGTCTCGACCCCCTGCAGGCCCGGCGAAGAGCGCACGCGCAGATCCGCCACCGGCTCGCCACCCTCGATGCGCGGGTTCTCGAACACGATATCCGCGCCCATTTCCAGCAACGTCACATACAGCCCGTCCCGCGTCGGGTTGCGCGAGACGCCCGGCACGGTGATCTCGGACCCCGGCACCAGCAGCGCCGCGCAGACCGGAAACGCCGCCGAGGACGGATCGCGCGGCACCGCCACGCGCTGCCCCAACAGCTCGGGCTGACCTTTCAGCGTGATCACCCGGCCCTCGTCGGTCTCCTCGACTGTCACCTCGGCCCCGAAACCGCGCAGCATCCGCTCGGTGTGATCGCGCGTC
This window contains:
- the rarD gene encoding EamA family transporter RarD yields the protein MAVEAETGLAEEGDSLKGFLLALSAYLLWGILPLYLSLFDSVGLVEVLAHRVIWSVPVALVILLVLGRTGDLRRALVSPRLLAMAGLTALLVTVNWGVYLYAIQTDQVLDAALGYYINPLFSVFLAAVFLRERLSLWQGLAVALAVAAVVVLTVEAGRLPLISLALTGSWGLYAFFKRALPIGPNQGFTLEVILLSPVALAYLAWLWTQGSMSFGYAGAGLTALLMGAGVITAVPLMLYANGAKRLTLSTMALMQYIVPTLVFLAAVWVFGETFDGAKLVAFPMIWAALVVYTIDTLRRRR
- the murD gene encoding UDP-N-acetylmuramoyl-L-alanine--D-glutamate ligase codes for the protein MIAVEGYQGLRVGVLGLGRSGLATCAALMEGGAEVCAWDDSPEAREKANAEGFGTVDLTKQGTVEGLDVLITSPGIPHLYPAPHPVIAAALAAGVPVDNDISLFFQALENRDEPPKVICVTGSNGKSTTTALIAHLLTVAGRDVRMAGNIGTGVLSIELPGEGGVVVLELSSYQTDLARRLAPDVAVFTNLSPDHLDRHGGMGGYFAAKKRLFTEGAPARAVIGVDEGEGQYLATQLAQSVDDTRVIRVSSGQKLNGPGWSVSARKGFLSEWRGGKQAHSIDLRPMAGLPGAHNHQNACAAYAAVRALGLAPRQIEAGLASFQGLPHRSQLIGEKDGVTFVNDSKATNVDSAAKALQAFPKIRWIAGGLGKEGGIAALTPHLGAVRKAYMIGHSARDFALQLGDTPHEICETMERAVARAAEEAEPGDVVLLAPAAASFDQYPNFEKRGEAFAALVQDLLGR
- a CDS encoding CDP-alcohol phosphatidyltransferase family protein, with amino-acid sequence MISLSDFVCFGVAPGIFVFHFVAQDWPGTGWLLVLVYVLCACLRLARFNVNRNAPPPPGRAHFIGVPAPAGALLGLLPVYLSLSGWVQTEHWPVLSSLYMAAIGLLMISRLPTPSPKAWRVPRKRAVLVLVGVAVFAGALATKPWTVLVLTDLAYLVVLAWGSWRDRRALA
- a CDS encoding phosphatidylserine decarboxylase — encoded protein: MPDLSHDSMLSTVIKPVHREGYPFIGLFAAVTLVLFLIWQPLGWVGVVLTVWCYYFFRDPDRYTPQRNGLIISPADGVISLIEPAVPPVELGMGETPMTRVSVFMNVFNCHVNRLPIAGEITAVSYRPGKFFNASLDKASADNERNSVAVRMADGRQIAVVQIAGLVARRIVCDVKPGAVLETGERFGMIRFGSRLDVYLPDGVQPMVSLGQTMVAGETVLADLMLGEPARLAEVR
- a CDS encoding GFA family protein, whose protein sequence is MGGWTARCQCGDVRVTALGEPVRVGICHCLDCRRHHGALFFAAAIFAQAAVTVAGMTKSYEGRHFCPRCGSSVFAQSGDEIDLHLGAMEGAELLVPQYELWTVRRIPWLPEFPGMVQMPRNRESPDGAEG
- a CDS encoding (d)CMP kinase; the encoded protein is MIFTVAVDGPAAAGKGTISKALADRFGLAHLDTGLLYRAVGAKGGDPVAAAQGLTPADLARDDLRSLAAGEAASKVAAIPAVRAALTQFQRDFARREGGAVLDGRDIGTVICPEAAVKLFVTASAEVRAHRRWLEVGGDAAQVLAEVVARDERDMGRADAPLKPAADAVMVDTSELSIDEAVAQAAALVAARLG
- a CDS encoding MBL fold metallo-hydrolase, which produces MPRNPYYAGPITDHFDGTRFFNPQGQGPTGLRDALRWQFGGTRQKWPKRLPTPATVRPEPAVDDLTITMVGHATLLIQTAGLNLLTDPVWSPRASPTQLAGPRRVIDPGIGFDDLPRIDAVLLSHNHYDHLDLATLKRLKAAHDPVVITPLGNDTILRPTGLRCLTGDWGDAVAFGPLTVHLEPCHHWSARGTRDRSMALWASFVITGPQGTILHIGDTGFDGGKPYHGLAARHGKLRAAILPIGAYEPRWFMRAQHQNPAEALHGFQLSGATWGIGHHWGTFQLTDEARDAPLAALDEALAEQNIPADRFRALAPGEAWAIPPA
- the aroA gene encoding 3-phosphoshikimate 1-carboxyvinyltransferase produces the protein MSAHDTPIPMVARRSGPLKGEAQIPGDKSISHRALILGALSVGETHVTGLLEGQDVLDTASAMRAFGATVTQLGQGEWRVQGVGVGGFAEPAQVIDCGNSGTGVRLIMGAMATTPISATFTGDASLNKRPMARITDPLALFGARAVGRQGGRLPMTLVGAAEPVPVRYTLPMPSAQVKSAVLLAGLNAPGETVVIEPEATRDHTERMLRGFGAEVTVEETDEGRVITLKGQPELLGQRVAVPRDPSSAAFPVCAALLVPGSEITVPGVSRNPTRDGLYVTLLEMGADIVFENPRIEGGEPVADLRVRSSPGLQGVETPPERAASMIDEFPVLSVVAALAGGTTVMRGVKELRVKESDRIDAMARGLEACGVRIEEDADTLIVHGMASVPGGATVESRLDHRIAMAFLVLGLVSERPVTVDDGGPIATSFPLFEPLMAGLGAAISRANG